From the genome of Chroicocephalus ridibundus chromosome 1, bChrRid1.1, whole genome shotgun sequence, one region includes:
- the IL2RB gene encoding interleukin-2 receptor subunit beta isoform X1: MSSTCFHPTSRPGTRGLFIWTTHCLELEGASSLTCWYDSRAALFCDWTPSRELLEAPCQLEISSMFAFYDRLFPLTEKFKKHCELPKAEHMAGPRRCIKTFSKNSNTQCFTAADRLTLSVHCNTGENMSMPARIEDFSPLENIKLRPPGNLQLIHKTENTYNLTWTLNISSHYLDGEREYQVRYRNTSLFWEKAENFTILTVEQDQMWMMFESLSPGLKYEAAVRARPRASGTYKGVWSDWSETILWRTRANQTSRPVLPALIVTTCIFVIIGTAFLINLRTLKWFKKILKIHIPDPEKFFPPLVSVHGGDIQKWLSSPFSTSSYCVNSTTPEISMLEVMQKNDQESQFLLSKGTLPPDPPIETSGHSVSSCFTNQGYFFFHLPNSFEIEPCQVYFTYEPFTQEGSGSEDGKSYHALPSPDFCTLAEDMPVLSHNFLHCIKAAHGFQNSSFVEETEGKAQQAMAISGALQSSEGTSSTPVLNQDEKVMDKAALQPAEALCQLNTDFPDPPDLHDSDTIEVTEGSGKAGPLIDPCAPTAHATSSSSQPPPLRQNQDEDSCRTAFSSQVPNTGAYLSLRDLQSQYSHCPV, translated from the exons ATGTCCAGCACCTGCTTCCATCCAACCTCACGACCTGGTACCCGGGGACTCTTCATCTGGACCACTCATTGCCTGGAGCTGGAAG gtgcctccagcctcACTTGTTGGTATGACTCGCGGGCAGCTCTCTTCTGTGACTGGACCCCAAGCAGGGAGCTGCTTGAAGCACCATGCCAGCTGGAGATTTCATCGATGTTTGCTTTTTATGACAG GTTGTTTCCCTTAACTGAAAAATTCAAGAAGCACTGTGAATTACCCAAGGCAGAACACATGGCTGGGCCAAGAAGATGCATCAAGACCTTCAGCAAAAACAGTAAT ACTCAATGCTTCACCGCTGCAGACCGTCTTACCCTATCTGTCCATTGCAACACTGGGGAGAATATGTCTATGCCTGCGCGAATAGAAGATTTCAGTCCACTTGAAAATA tAAAGCTGAGGCCTCCAGGAAACCTTCAGCTGATTCACAAAACGGAAAACACCTACAACTTGACATGGACCCTGAATATTTCTTCTCACTATTTGGATGGGGAGCGGGAATATCAAGTGCGGTACCGAAACACAAGTCTGTTCTGGGAG AAGGCAGAGAACTTCACCATTTTAACCGTTGAGCAGGACCAGATGTGGATGATGTTTGAGAGCCTCTCCCCCGGCTTGAAATACGAGGCGGCTGTCCGTGCAAGGCCAAGAGCCTCAGGTACCTACAAAGGCGTGTGGAGCGACTGGAGCGAGACGATACTGTGGAGGACACGTGCCAACC AAACGTCCCGTCCAGTCTTGCCAGCACTTATAGTGACCACCTGCATCTTTGTGATCATTGGGACTGCCTTCCTTATTAATTTACGGACCCTGAAATG GTTTAAGAAGATCCTGAAGATTCACATCCCAGACCCCGAGAAATTCTTTCCCCCACTCGTTTCGGTTCACGGAGGTGACATTCAG AAATGGCTCTCCTCCCCATTCTCCACATCTTCCTACTGTGTGAACAGCACAACCCCAGAGATATCCATGCTTGAAGTGATGCAGAAGAATGACCAAGAATCCCAGTTTCTACTTTCCAAGGGAACCCTGCCTCCTGATCCTCCCATAGAAACCAGTGGGCACTCTGTATCCAGCTGCTTCACCAACCAAGGCTACTTCTTTTTCCACCTTCCCAACTCCTTTGAGATTGAGCCCTGTCAGGTCTACTTCACCTATGAGCCTTTCACCCAAGAGGGCAGTGGCAGCGAGGATGGCAAGTCTTACcatgctctcccctccccagatTTCTGCACACTAGCAGAAGACATGCCCGTGTTGTCCCACAACTTCCTTCACTGTATCAAGGCAGCCCATGGCTTCCAAAACAGCTCCTTCGTGGAGGAGACAGAAGGTAAAGCCCAGCAGGCCATGGCTATTTCTGGGGCTCTCCAGTCAAGTGAAGGCACCTCATCCACACCAGTTCTGAACCAGGATGAGAAGGTGATGGACAAAGCAGCTTTACAACCTGCTGAGGCCCTCTGCCAGCTGAATACAGACTTTCCTGACCCACCAGACCTGCACGACAGCGATACTATTGAAGTAACGGAGGGGAGTGGGAAGGCAGGCCCTCTGATTGACCCCTGTGCACCAACAGCACATGctacctcttcttcctctcagcCTCCACCTTTAAGGCAAAACCAGGATGAGGATTCATGCAGAACAGCCTTCTCCAGCCAGGTCCCAAACACTGGTGCCTACCTTTCTCTGAGGGACCTCCAAAGCCAGTACAGCCATTGCCCTGTCTAG
- the IL2RB gene encoding interleukin-2 receptor subunit beta isoform X2: MKPSLLLLCHLWLFSLTPLLQASDSAQGASSLTCWYDSRAALFCDWTPSRELLEAPCQLEISSMFAFYDRLFPLTEKFKKHCELPKAEHMAGPRRCIKTFSKNSNTQCFTAADRLTLSVHCNTGENMSMPARIEDFSPLENIKLRPPGNLQLIHKTENTYNLTWTLNISSHYLDGEREYQVRYRNTSLFWEKAENFTILTVEQDQMWMMFESLSPGLKYEAAVRARPRASGTYKGVWSDWSETILWRTRANQTSRPVLPALIVTTCIFVIIGTAFLINLRTLKWFKKILKIHIPDPEKFFPPLVSVHGGDIQKWLSSPFSTSSYCVNSTTPEISMLEVMQKNDQESQFLLSKGTLPPDPPIETSGHSVSSCFTNQGYFFFHLPNSFEIEPCQVYFTYEPFTQEGSGSEDGKSYHALPSPDFCTLAEDMPVLSHNFLHCIKAAHGFQNSSFVEETEGKAQQAMAISGALQSSEGTSSTPVLNQDEKVMDKAALQPAEALCQLNTDFPDPPDLHDSDTIEVTEGSGKAGPLIDPCAPTAHATSSSSQPPPLRQNQDEDSCRTAFSSQVPNTGAYLSLRDLQSQYSHCPV, encoded by the exons ATGAAGccttctttgctgcttctgtgtcaCCTTTGGCTGTTCAGCCTCACGCCTCTCTTGCAGGCATCAGACTCGGCACAAG gtgcctccagcctcACTTGTTGGTATGACTCGCGGGCAGCTCTCTTCTGTGACTGGACCCCAAGCAGGGAGCTGCTTGAAGCACCATGCCAGCTGGAGATTTCATCGATGTTTGCTTTTTATGACAG GTTGTTTCCCTTAACTGAAAAATTCAAGAAGCACTGTGAATTACCCAAGGCAGAACACATGGCTGGGCCAAGAAGATGCATCAAGACCTTCAGCAAAAACAGTAAT ACTCAATGCTTCACCGCTGCAGACCGTCTTACCCTATCTGTCCATTGCAACACTGGGGAGAATATGTCTATGCCTGCGCGAATAGAAGATTTCAGTCCACTTGAAAATA tAAAGCTGAGGCCTCCAGGAAACCTTCAGCTGATTCACAAAACGGAAAACACCTACAACTTGACATGGACCCTGAATATTTCTTCTCACTATTTGGATGGGGAGCGGGAATATCAAGTGCGGTACCGAAACACAAGTCTGTTCTGGGAG AAGGCAGAGAACTTCACCATTTTAACCGTTGAGCAGGACCAGATGTGGATGATGTTTGAGAGCCTCTCCCCCGGCTTGAAATACGAGGCGGCTGTCCGTGCAAGGCCAAGAGCCTCAGGTACCTACAAAGGCGTGTGGAGCGACTGGAGCGAGACGATACTGTGGAGGACACGTGCCAACC AAACGTCCCGTCCAGTCTTGCCAGCACTTATAGTGACCACCTGCATCTTTGTGATCATTGGGACTGCCTTCCTTATTAATTTACGGACCCTGAAATG GTTTAAGAAGATCCTGAAGATTCACATCCCAGACCCCGAGAAATTCTTTCCCCCACTCGTTTCGGTTCACGGAGGTGACATTCAG AAATGGCTCTCCTCCCCATTCTCCACATCTTCCTACTGTGTGAACAGCACAACCCCAGAGATATCCATGCTTGAAGTGATGCAGAAGAATGACCAAGAATCCCAGTTTCTACTTTCCAAGGGAACCCTGCCTCCTGATCCTCCCATAGAAACCAGTGGGCACTCTGTATCCAGCTGCTTCACCAACCAAGGCTACTTCTTTTTCCACCTTCCCAACTCCTTTGAGATTGAGCCCTGTCAGGTCTACTTCACCTATGAGCCTTTCACCCAAGAGGGCAGTGGCAGCGAGGATGGCAAGTCTTACcatgctctcccctccccagatTTCTGCACACTAGCAGAAGACATGCCCGTGTTGTCCCACAACTTCCTTCACTGTATCAAGGCAGCCCATGGCTTCCAAAACAGCTCCTTCGTGGAGGAGACAGAAGGTAAAGCCCAGCAGGCCATGGCTATTTCTGGGGCTCTCCAGTCAAGTGAAGGCACCTCATCCACACCAGTTCTGAACCAGGATGAGAAGGTGATGGACAAAGCAGCTTTACAACCTGCTGAGGCCCTCTGCCAGCTGAATACAGACTTTCCTGACCCACCAGACCTGCACGACAGCGATACTATTGAAGTAACGGAGGGGAGTGGGAAGGCAGGCCCTCTGATTGACCCCTGTGCACCAACAGCACATGctacctcttcttcctctcagcCTCCACCTTTAAGGCAAAACCAGGATGAGGATTCATGCAGAACAGCCTTCTCCAGCCAGGTCCCAAACACTGGTGCCTACCTTTCTCTGAGGGACCTCCAAAGCCAGTACAGCCATTGCCCTGTCTAG